One part of the Sorangiineae bacterium MSr11954 genome encodes these proteins:
- a CDS encoding serine/threonine protein kinase: protein MSILLGEVLDDKYRIQRPVGEGGMGLVLEALHLRLDQRVAIKMLVGGALRTDEAVARFTFEARAAARIQSEHAVRVFDVSTLPNGIPYLVMEYLEGRDLEATLRRSGPMAVTQAVTYVLQACEALAEAHASGIVHRDLKPANLFLAERLDGSLRIKILDFGVSKLLSSGAAGEASYADDVALPHAAPLVGSPLYMAPEQMRDAKRADPRADIWSLGIILYELLAGAAPFAGETLTEVCASIVTDPPRPLAPGRTDVPAPLEAVVTRCLAKDPAERFQNVAELARALQPFAPEQAFITVPRTARVLSRGELGSASALATLPRDTRSASQGVLLALAGAGLLLLVASVVGLLVQREPVPASEAARATHSARAVSAAPR from the coding sequence ATGAGCATCCTCCTCGGAGAAGTCCTGGACGACAAATACCGCATCCAGCGCCCGGTCGGCGAAGGCGGCATGGGGCTGGTGCTGGAGGCGCTGCACCTGCGGCTCGATCAGCGGGTGGCCATCAAGATGCTCGTGGGCGGCGCGCTGCGAACCGACGAGGCGGTGGCCCGCTTCACGTTCGAGGCCCGCGCGGCCGCGCGCATCCAGAGCGAGCACGCCGTGCGCGTGTTCGACGTGTCGACCTTGCCCAACGGCATCCCCTACCTGGTGATGGAGTACCTCGAGGGCCGCGATCTCGAGGCGACCTTGCGGCGCTCGGGGCCCATGGCGGTCACCCAGGCCGTAACGTACGTGCTGCAAGCGTGCGAGGCGCTGGCGGAGGCGCACGCGAGCGGCATCGTGCACCGCGATCTCAAGCCGGCGAACCTGTTTTTGGCCGAGCGCCTCGATGGCTCGCTGCGCATCAAGATCCTCGACTTCGGCGTCTCCAAGCTGCTCTCCAGCGGCGCGGCCGGCGAGGCGAGCTACGCCGACGACGTGGCGCTCCCGCACGCCGCGCCGCTCGTGGGCTCGCCGCTGTACATGGCGCCCGAGCAAATGCGCGACGCCAAACGCGCCGATCCGCGGGCGGACATCTGGTCGCTCGGGATCATTCTGTACGAGCTGCTCGCGGGCGCCGCGCCGTTCGCGGGCGAGACGTTGACCGAGGTGTGCGCGTCCATCGTCACCGACCCACCGCGGCCGCTCGCGCCCGGACGCACCGACGTCCCGGCGCCGCTCGAAGCGGTGGTGACGCGCTGTCTGGCGAAGGATCCGGCGGAGCGGTTCCAAAATGTGGCCGAGCTGGCGCGCGCTCTCCAACCTTTCGCGCCGGAGCAGGCGTTCATCACGGTGCCGCGCACCGCGCGCGTGCTCTCGCGCGGAGAGCTGGGCTCCGCGAGCGCGCTGGCGACCTTACCGCGCGACACGCGGAGCGCATCCCAGGGGGTGCTGCTGGCGCTAGCGGGCGCGGGGTTGCTGCTCCTCGTGGCGTCGGTCGTGGGGCTGCTCGTGCAACGTGAGCCCGTGCCCGCGTCCGAGGCGGCGCGCGCGACGCACTCGGCGCGCGCGGTTAGCGCGGCACCGCGGTGA
- a CDS encoding homoserine kinase, which yields MNTNYRVETSRDPARPYFLRIYEEQAIDGARLEAETLLHLASRGVPCTAPILRLDGERIGQLAGKPAALFAWCDGTMRCQASVSVRDAWQVGAALARIHVAGGERWSGRAGRFGPAELRLRLPRIAAASDPTLAAWAEPLGRALDANEARRRKDLPKGLVHGDLFRDNILWDEAGAITTLLDFESAFVGTFAFDLMVTILSWCVGDALRPELARAMVSGYESVRELTLEERDGLYGEACYAALRFSITRITDFAMRANTLKDYRRFIMRYQTLEQMGHEGLARILFDDGPERAPAPSGT from the coding sequence GTGAACACCAACTATCGGGTCGAGACCTCCCGCGACCCCGCCCGCCCATATTTCCTTCGCATTTACGAGGAGCAAGCCATCGACGGCGCACGCCTGGAGGCCGAGACCTTGCTGCACCTTGCCTCCCGTGGCGTCCCCTGCACGGCGCCGATCTTGCGGTTGGATGGCGAACGCATTGGCCAACTCGCCGGCAAGCCCGCCGCCCTCTTTGCGTGGTGCGACGGCACCATGCGCTGCCAAGCCAGCGTCTCCGTGCGCGATGCATGGCAGGTCGGCGCGGCGCTGGCTCGGATTCATGTCGCAGGAGGTGAGAGGTGGAGCGGTCGCGCCGGTCGCTTCGGCCCTGCCGAGCTGCGCTTGCGGCTCCCGCGCATCGCTGCGGCGAGCGATCCGACCCTCGCCGCGTGGGCGGAGCCCCTGGGCCGCGCCCTCGACGCCAACGAGGCGAGGCGGCGAAAGGATCTGCCCAAGGGCCTCGTGCACGGAGATCTCTTCCGCGACAACATCCTTTGGGACGAGGCGGGCGCGATCACCACCTTGCTCGACTTCGAGAGCGCGTTCGTCGGCACCTTCGCGTTCGACCTCATGGTGACCATTCTCTCGTGGTGCGTAGGCGATGCCCTGCGCCCCGAGCTCGCGCGCGCCATGGTCTCCGGCTACGAGTCGGTGCGCGAGCTCACCCTCGAGGAGCGCGACGGCCTTTACGGCGAAGCGTGCTACGCGGCGCTGCGCTTCTCCATCACGCGCATCACGGACTTTGCCATGCGCGCGAACACCCTGAAGGACTACCGCAGGTTCATCATGCGCTACCAAACCTTGGAGCAAATGGGACACGAGGGGCTCGCCCGCATCCTGTTCGACGACGGCCCCGAGCGCGCCCCCGCCCCGTCTGGCACCTAG
- the gatB gene encoding Asp-tRNA(Asn)/Glu-tRNA(Gln) amidotransferase subunit GatB, with translation MTSRYEAVIGLEVHVQLLTRTKAFCSCSTAFGAAPNTQVCPTCLGLPGALPVLNGEAVRLAVRAALGLGCQLRAVSRFARKNFFYPDMPKGYQISQFDEPFSEDGVLEVECEGRTIRPRIERVHMEEDAGKNLHDRGDHSIVDLNRSGVPLVEVVGRPDLRSAAEAVAYLRALRDVLVFLGVNDGNLEEGSFRCDANVSLRPRGTEPFGTRVELKNINSFRFVEKAIAYEISRQEAVLESGGKLTQETRGWDENGGKTFSLRSKETAQDYRYFPEPDLPPLILDEAFILQVRAEMPELPRDKRARFVSELGLVPGAAAVLTQHPRIAAFFEEAATLYGDGVKVGNFIQNEVLRDVTTHGLTADIPVSARQIVQLLKLVDRGKISGKQAKEVYAKIVRTERMPEEVIAELGMAQVTDKEAILAICRKVVEQNPKQAAALRGGKTALMGFFVGQVMKETKGSANPQMVNDLLQTVLGVLS, from the coding sequence ATGACATCTCGCTACGAAGCGGTCATCGGCCTCGAGGTGCACGTGCAGCTCCTCACGCGCACCAAGGCTTTTTGCTCCTGCTCGACCGCCTTTGGCGCCGCGCCCAATACGCAAGTATGCCCCACGTGCCTCGGCCTCCCCGGCGCGCTCCCGGTCCTCAATGGCGAGGCGGTGCGCCTGGCGGTGCGGGCGGCCTTGGGCCTCGGGTGCCAGCTTCGAGCCGTGAGCCGGTTCGCGCGCAAGAACTTCTTCTACCCCGACATGCCCAAGGGCTACCAAATCAGCCAATTCGACGAGCCATTCAGCGAAGACGGCGTCCTCGAGGTGGAGTGCGAGGGGCGCACCATCCGGCCCCGAATCGAGCGGGTGCACATGGAGGAGGACGCGGGCAAGAACCTCCACGACCGCGGTGATCACTCCATCGTGGATTTGAATCGCTCGGGTGTGCCGCTGGTCGAGGTGGTGGGCAGGCCCGATCTGCGCAGCGCGGCGGAAGCGGTCGCTTACCTGCGCGCGCTTCGCGACGTGCTCGTCTTCCTCGGGGTCAACGATGGCAACCTCGAGGAGGGCTCCTTTCGATGCGACGCCAATGTCTCGTTGCGCCCGCGCGGCACGGAGCCGTTCGGCACCCGGGTGGAGTTGAAGAACATCAACTCGTTCCGCTTCGTCGAGAAGGCCATTGCGTACGAGATTTCGCGGCAGGAGGCGGTGCTGGAGTCGGGCGGCAAGCTGACCCAGGAGACCCGAGGCTGGGACGAAAACGGCGGCAAGACGTTTTCCCTCCGCAGCAAAGAGACCGCCCAAGATTATCGGTATTTTCCGGAGCCCGACCTACCGCCGCTGATCCTGGACGAGGCGTTCATCTTGCAGGTGCGCGCCGAGATGCCCGAGTTGCCACGCGACAAACGCGCCCGTTTCGTGTCGGAATTGGGGCTGGTGCCGGGCGCGGCGGCCGTTTTAACGCAGCACCCGCGCATTGCGGCCTTCTTCGAGGAGGCGGCGACCCTATACGGGGATGGCGTGAAGGTCGGGAACTTCATCCAGAACGAGGTGCTGCGCGATGTGACCACCCATGGTCTCACCGCCGACATCCCCGTTTCGGCGCGCCAGATCGTGCAGCTTCTCAAGCTGGTGGACCGCGGTAAGATCAGCGGCAAGCAAGCCAAAGAGGTCTACGCAAAAATCGTCCGCACCGAGCGGATGCCCGAGGAGGTCATCGCCGAGCTCGGCATGGCCCAGGTCACCGACAAGGAGGCCATCTTGGCCATCTGCCGCAAGGTCGTGGAGCAAAATCCAAAGCAGGCCGCAGCCTTGCGTGGCGGGAAGACCGCGCTTATGGGATTTTTCGTAGGACAGGTGATGAAAGAGACGAAGGGGAGCGCGAATCCGCAGATGGTGAACGACCTGCTCCAAACGGTACTGGGGGTTCTATCGTGA
- a CDS encoding septum formation initiator family protein — protein sequence MSSGDFSLGDFVQRALPLAILGLALIGAPLLIFEPEGLPRMRALSKELAQVKAENVELTRDVAHLRAEVLDLKDNPTAVERIARGKLGLVRKSEVVFQFGKGR from the coding sequence GTGTCCAGCGGCGACTTTTCCCTCGGTGATTTCGTCCAGCGCGCCCTTCCGCTCGCCATTCTGGGGCTCGCCCTCATCGGCGCCCCGCTCCTGATCTTCGAGCCGGAGGGGCTGCCGCGCATGCGCGCGCTGTCGAAGGAGCTGGCGCAGGTCAAGGCCGAAAATGTGGAGCTTACCCGCGACGTGGCGCACCTTCGCGCGGAGGTGCTCGACCTGAAGGACAATCCGACGGCCGTGGAGCGCATCGCGCGGGGCAAGCTCGGGCTGGTGCGAAAGAGCGAGGTCGTCTTTCAATTTGGAAAAGGGCGATAG
- a CDS encoding efflux RND transporter periplasmic adaptor subunit: MLSAESAAYVRVEPASQASLEHSRSLVAHVSYDERHVAKMGPPVAGRVAKINVVTGDAVTAGTVLLTIHAPDIASAQAQVTQARSAKLLAEKVAARAALLVREGAAAEAEKQQAEAALVQAQTEEQRAVAALAALGGAHGTSDYALRSPIAGTVVERNVSVGTAVSADQDTPLVTVADLSNVWVLADVYERDLPQVHMGDGATVQVLAYPDRKLEGTITHIGEVVDPQTRSARARIELANLDRSLRPGMFARVEVHGTTAAAAEVPTSALLARRDQFFVFLHGPDGAYREREVKIGEQHGEHTLILTGIAPGDKVVTEGAILLDAESNEAL; this comes from the coding sequence GTGCTGTCCGCCGAGAGCGCCGCGTACGTGCGGGTGGAGCCTGCCTCACAGGCGAGCCTGGAGCATTCGCGCTCGCTGGTCGCGCACGTCTCGTACGACGAGCGCCACGTGGCAAAAATGGGCCCTCCCGTGGCAGGCCGTGTGGCGAAGATCAACGTGGTGACCGGCGATGCCGTGACGGCTGGCACCGTGCTCCTCACCATTCACGCGCCCGACATCGCCAGCGCCCAAGCGCAGGTGACGCAAGCGCGATCGGCCAAGCTGCTGGCCGAAAAAGTCGCCGCCCGCGCGGCGCTCCTCGTGCGCGAGGGCGCGGCGGCCGAAGCGGAGAAGCAGCAAGCCGAGGCGGCGTTGGTGCAAGCGCAGACGGAAGAGCAGCGCGCGGTGGCGGCGCTCGCGGCGCTCGGCGGTGCGCATGGCACGAGCGACTACGCGCTGCGCTCGCCCATCGCGGGAACGGTGGTGGAGCGCAATGTCTCCGTCGGCACCGCGGTCTCGGCGGACCAAGACACCCCGCTGGTGACCGTGGCCGATCTCTCCAACGTGTGGGTGTTGGCCGACGTCTACGAGCGCGATCTTCCGCAGGTGCACATGGGCGACGGCGCCACCGTGCAGGTGCTCGCCTACCCGGATCGAAAGCTCGAGGGAACCATCACGCACATCGGCGAGGTGGTCGATCCGCAGACCCGCTCCGCCCGCGCGCGCATCGAGCTGGCGAACCTCGATCGCTCCCTACGCCCCGGCATGTTCGCGCGGGTGGAGGTGCACGGCACCACCGCCGCCGCGGCCGAGGTGCCCACCAGCGCCTTGCTCGCGCGCCGCGATCAGTTCTTCGTCTTCCTGCACGGCCCCGACGGCGCCTACCGCGAGCGCGAGGTGAAGATCGGCGAGCAGCACGGCGAGCACACCCTCATCCTCACGGGCATCGCCCCCGGCGACAAGGTCGTGACCGAGGGGGCCATCCTGCTCGACGCCGAGAGCAATGAGGCGCTTTAG
- a CDS encoding CusA/CzcA family heavy metal efflux RND transporter, which yields MIERIVEFALRQRAVIVVTAGILVVLGLFAFQRLPIEAYPDVADTWVQVITQWPGHAAEEVERQITIPAERVMNGVPKQVAVRSTSIAGLSVITLIFADGTDSYFARQQVTERLNQAELPNGVSPALGPLASPVGEILRYRLVNCKTTRTPECTDEDARMEPKPLLELKDLEEWVLERELLATPGVADVVSFGGTVKQYQVLVDPTQLAARNCTLDDVEKALVAANGNAGGGVVRFGAAGLNVRGIGLLTPDQIGDVSIAVRDGTPVRIRHVATVQVGHQSRLGRVSVNADTDVVSATVLMRKGEQADTVLDALHVRIDDINRRILPRGVKLSPHNDRTELMNLTTHTVMKNLLEGIGLVTVVLFLFLGNTRAALIVAVTIPLSLLIAFILMDCAKIPANLLSIGAVDFGMIVDGSIVVVENVFRQLAEKQERGEPYTLTDLVRAASREVARPVVFAIAIIVTAYLPIFTLERVEGKLFSPMAWTVAFALGGALLLAITVVPVLTTILFTKRVKEFHNPLLSLVRRVYLPALGRALARPRIALVIATVLLAGDALMAHAIGTEFLPHLDEGSIWMRASMPANISLEEAEALVDGVHTPARDMPGMREILARYPEIRTTSAQVGRPDDGTDPTGFYNAEFLLVLQDRKTWRPELHGNKDELIAAINRDLSVIPGVTFGFSQPISDNIEEAITGVKGQLAIKIVGDDLNALDDIADRMARAIQSVPGVVDLGVLRELGQSNVHVAIVRERAERYGMTVDDVESAVEKGIGGHTVGDIIEGERRHDLVIRYRADMRSSVDAIRQLLIPVAGGNLVPLSQVADVSILAGASRIYRESNRRYIAIKFGVRGRDLGGTVSEAQSRVAREVHLPPGYTATWGGEFESARRAGHRLAIVIPLTVLAVFILLFAMFRRPREALIILVNVLLTSPCGGMAALLVTGTNFSVSSGVGFLALFGVSVQTGVILVSYIQEQRAEGMPLDTAIERAADLRLRPIMMTALVATLGLIPAAISTGIGSDSQKPLAIVVVGGLFSSLTLSLFMLPLLYKLFAPKAERPAGA from the coding sequence ATGATCGAACGCATCGTCGAATTTGCGCTGCGCCAGCGCGCCGTGATCGTCGTCACGGCCGGGATCCTCGTGGTTCTGGGGCTCTTCGCCTTTCAGCGCCTGCCCATCGAAGCCTACCCCGACGTGGCCGACACCTGGGTCCAAGTGATCACCCAATGGCCGGGCCACGCGGCCGAGGAGGTGGAGCGCCAGATCACCATCCCCGCCGAGCGCGTGATGAACGGCGTGCCCAAGCAGGTCGCCGTTCGCTCCACGTCCATCGCGGGCCTCAGCGTCATCACCTTGATCTTCGCCGACGGCACCGACAGCTACTTCGCCCGGCAGCAGGTCACCGAGAGGCTCAATCAAGCCGAGCTCCCGAACGGCGTCAGCCCCGCGCTCGGGCCGCTCGCCAGCCCGGTGGGCGAAATCCTTCGCTACCGCCTCGTCAACTGCAAGACCACGCGCACCCCCGAGTGCACCGACGAGGACGCGCGCATGGAGCCCAAGCCGCTCCTCGAGCTCAAGGATCTCGAAGAGTGGGTGCTCGAGCGCGAGCTCTTGGCCACCCCCGGCGTGGCCGACGTGGTGAGCTTCGGCGGCACCGTGAAGCAATACCAAGTGCTGGTCGATCCCACCCAGCTCGCCGCCCGCAACTGCACCTTGGACGACGTGGAGAAGGCGCTGGTCGCCGCCAATGGCAACGCGGGCGGCGGCGTGGTGCGCTTCGGCGCCGCGGGGCTCAATGTGCGCGGCATCGGCCTGCTCACGCCGGACCAAATCGGCGACGTCTCCATCGCCGTGCGCGACGGCACCCCCGTGCGCATCCGCCACGTGGCCACCGTGCAGGTGGGCCACCAGTCGCGCCTCGGCCGCGTCTCCGTGAACGCCGACACCGACGTGGTCTCCGCCACGGTCTTGATGCGCAAAGGCGAGCAAGCCGACACGGTGCTGGACGCCCTCCACGTGCGCATCGACGACATCAACCGCCGCATCCTGCCGCGCGGCGTGAAACTGAGCCCGCACAACGACCGCACGGAGCTGATGAACCTCACGACCCACACGGTCATGAAGAACCTGCTCGAAGGCATCGGCCTGGTCACCGTGGTGCTCTTTCTTTTCCTGGGGAACACGCGCGCCGCGCTCATCGTGGCCGTCACCATCCCGCTGTCGCTCCTCATCGCGTTCATCTTGATGGACTGCGCCAAGATCCCCGCCAACCTGCTCTCCATCGGCGCGGTGGATTTCGGGATGATCGTCGACGGCTCCATCGTGGTGGTCGAAAATGTCTTCCGCCAGCTGGCCGAAAAACAGGAGCGCGGCGAGCCCTACACCCTCACGGACTTGGTGCGCGCCGCGAGCCGCGAGGTGGCGCGGCCGGTGGTCTTCGCCATCGCCATCATCGTCACCGCCTACCTGCCCATCTTCACCCTGGAGCGGGTGGAGGGAAAGCTCTTCAGCCCCATGGCGTGGACCGTGGCCTTTGCGCTCGGCGGCGCGTTGCTTTTGGCCATCACGGTCGTCCCCGTGCTCACCACGATCCTCTTCACCAAGAGGGTCAAGGAGTTCCACAACCCCTTGCTGTCGCTGGTGCGCCGCGTGTACCTCCCGGCCCTCGGCCGCGCCCTCGCGCGCCCCCGCATCGCCTTGGTGATCGCCACCGTCCTCCTCGCCGGCGACGCGCTGATGGCCCACGCCATCGGCACCGAGTTCCTCCCGCACCTGGACGAGGGCTCGATCTGGATGCGCGCCTCCATGCCGGCGAACATCTCGCTCGAGGAGGCGGAGGCGCTGGTCGATGGCGTGCACACGCCCGCGCGCGACATGCCGGGGATGCGCGAAATCCTCGCGCGCTACCCGGAGATCCGCACCACCAGCGCCCAGGTCGGGAGGCCCGACGACGGCACCGATCCCACCGGCTTCTACAACGCCGAGTTCCTCCTCGTCTTGCAAGACCGCAAGACCTGGCGCCCCGAGCTCCACGGGAACAAGGACGAGCTCATCGCCGCCATCAACCGCGATCTGTCGGTCATCCCCGGCGTGACCTTCGGCTTCTCGCAGCCCATCTCCGACAACATCGAAGAGGCCATCACCGGGGTCAAAGGGCAACTTGCGATCAAAATCGTCGGCGACGATCTCAACGCCCTGGACGACATCGCCGACCGCATGGCCCGCGCCATTCAATCCGTCCCCGGCGTGGTCGACTTGGGCGTCCTGCGCGAGCTCGGCCAATCCAATGTGCACGTCGCCATCGTCCGCGAGCGCGCCGAGCGCTATGGCATGACCGTCGACGACGTCGAGAGCGCGGTTGAAAAGGGCATCGGCGGCCACACCGTCGGCGACATCATCGAGGGCGAGCGCCGCCACGATCTGGTCATCCGCTACCGCGCCGACATGCGGAGCAGCGTCGACGCCATCCGTCAGCTCCTGATCCCCGTCGCCGGCGGCAACCTCGTCCCCTTGTCCCAAGTCGCCGACGTATCCATCCTCGCCGGCGCCTCCCGCATCTACCGCGAATCCAACCGTCGCTACATCGCCATCAAATTCGGCGTACGCGGCCGCGATCTCGGCGGCACCGTCAGCGAAGCCCAGTCGCGCGTCGCCCGCGAGGTGCACCTTCCTCCCGGCTACACCGCCACCTGGGGCGGCGAGTTCGAGAGCGCCCGGCGCGCGGGCCATCGCCTGGCCATCGTGATCCCCCTCACCGTGCTGGCGGTCTTCATCCTGCTCTTCGCCATGTTCCGCCGTCCGCGCGAGGCGCTCATCATCCTCGTCAACGTGCTTTTGACGTCACCCTGCGGCGGCATGGCGGCCCTCCTCGTCACCGGCACCAACTTCTCCGTCTCCTCCGGCGTCGGCTTCCTCGCCCTCTTCGGCGTCTCCGTTCAAACCGGCGTCATCCTCGTCTCGTACATTCAGGAGCAGCGCGCGGAGGGCATGCCCCTCGACACCGCCATCGAGCGCGCCGCCGATTTGCGGTTGCGGCCCATCATGATGACGGCGCTGGTCGCGACCCTCGGTCTGATCCCCGCCGCCATCAGCACCGGCATCGGCTCCGACTCGCAAAAGCCGTTGGCCATCGTGGTCGTGGGCGGCCTCTTCTCCTCCCTGACCTTGTCGCTGTTCATGCTGCCGCTGCTGTACAAGCTGTTCGCACCCAAGGCGGAGCGTCCGGCGGGTGCTTGA
- a CDS encoding ATP-binding protein → MGGAVGLTESVKMKAANTTSPGVPTPPSLRTPRTGFGICRRGMLGRVLVVDDNTDLVTTLREVLEPHGFVVINATRGQDALRIAETDGFDVAIVDVKLPDTSGVDIIQPLRRASPASEVVLVTGFASVDAAIAALRSGAFAFILKSFRPEELLSTIQQAITKVRLMRDREELERRYRALVELTDVLVIGLDETGHVALFNRRAAALAEIASEEAYGRDFVDTWIPEEDRARLRESLSQAHRGERLREVETSFVEPQRRVRWQLLPARDSEEKRHHFVYLIGIDVTERRALEKRAADAEALSAMGTLALNLAHEIRNPLNAAVLQLHLMGRDIDKLEADFDRRAAMHRRVEIVGSEINRLNRLLTEFLELARPRGIGREPVHIGSLVDDVLELERESAERRGIRIERQIVADGCGVAIGDREKLKQVIINLVVNSIEAMKEGGTLTARVLCGDSNVVLEIVDTGPGIDPELVDNVFDPFFTTKEGGTGLGLSIVRKIVDQHGGDVGITSERGQGTQVRVRIPTGR, encoded by the coding sequence TTGGGGGGTGCGGTTGGCCTCACGGAGTCGGTGAAGATGAAGGCGGCCAACACGACCTCGCCCGGGGTCCCCACGCCGCCATCGCTTCGAACCCCGCGCACCGGCTTCGGCATCTGCCGCCGCGGCATGCTGGGGCGCGTTCTGGTCGTCGATGACAACACCGATCTGGTCACGACCTTGCGCGAGGTGCTCGAGCCGCACGGCTTCGTGGTGATCAACGCCACGCGCGGCCAAGATGCGCTGCGCATCGCCGAGACCGACGGCTTCGACGTCGCCATCGTGGACGTGAAGCTCCCCGATACGAGCGGGGTCGATATCATTCAGCCGCTGCGCCGCGCGTCCCCCGCGAGCGAAGTGGTGCTCGTCACCGGTTTTGCCAGCGTCGACGCCGCCATCGCGGCGCTGCGCTCGGGCGCGTTTGCCTTCATCCTCAAGTCATTCCGGCCCGAGGAGCTTCTGTCGACCATTCAGCAGGCCATCACCAAGGTCCGCTTGATGCGCGACCGCGAGGAGCTGGAGCGCCGCTACCGCGCCCTCGTGGAGCTGACCGACGTGCTCGTGATTGGCCTCGATGAGACGGGGCACGTGGCCCTCTTCAACCGCCGGGCGGCCGCGCTCGCGGAGATCGCCTCCGAGGAGGCCTACGGTCGCGACTTCGTCGACACCTGGATCCCGGAGGAGGACCGCGCCCGCTTGCGCGAGTCGCTCAGCCAAGCGCACCGCGGTGAGCGTCTGCGCGAGGTGGAGACGAGCTTCGTGGAGCCGCAGCGGCGCGTGCGCTGGCAGCTGCTCCCCGCGCGCGACAGCGAGGAGAAGCGCCATCATTTCGTCTACCTCATCGGCATCGACGTCACCGAGCGCCGCGCCCTCGAGAAGCGCGCGGCCGACGCCGAGGCGCTCAGCGCCATGGGCACCTTGGCGCTCAACCTCGCGCACGAGATCCGCAACCCGCTGAACGCGGCCGTGCTGCAGCTGCACCTGATGGGCCGCGACATCGACAAGCTGGAGGCGGACTTCGATCGACGCGCGGCGATGCATCGCCGGGTCGAGATCGTGGGGAGCGAGATCAACCGTCTCAATCGTCTGCTCACGGAGTTTTTGGAGCTCGCGCGCCCGCGCGGCATCGGGCGCGAGCCGGTGCACATCGGCAGCTTGGTTGATGACGTGCTGGAGCTGGAGCGCGAGAGCGCCGAGCGGCGCGGCATCCGCATCGAGCGTCAAATCGTGGCCGACGGATGCGGCGTGGCCATTGGCGATCGCGAAAAGTTGAAGCAGGTGATTATCAACCTGGTCGTGAACTCGATCGAGGCGATGAAGGAAGGCGGGACCCTGACGGCCCGCGTTCTATGCGGCGACTCCAATGTGGTGCTCGAGATTGTCGACACGGGGCCCGGGATCGATCCGGAGCTGGTGGACAACGTGTTCGATCCGTTCTTCACGACGAAAGAAGGCGGCACGGGCCTGGGGCTCTCCATCGTGCGGAAAATCGTCGATCAGCACGGGGGTGACGTTGGGATCACCAGCGAGCGGGGGCAGGGGACGCAGGTGCGGGTGCGTATTCCGACGGGGCGTTGA
- a CDS encoding sulfite exporter TauE/SafE family protein: MPLHHHLFLFTVAVFAGALNTVAGGGSFLTFPALMFVGIAPVAANATNALAIWPAGVAGAFAYRRELSRMRTSLVALSVASFLGGLVGAVLLLLTTDAAFMYFVPWLLLAATVLFSLGGVLTSRLRMDPVDEQRERRGVSATGFALQFVISLYGGYFGGGMGIMMLAAFTVMGMSDLIAMNAVKTVLTTVINGIAIVAFIAAGKVAWAPALLMAVGATLGGYGGAIVTRKVSPKWMRAFVLVVAWAMTVYFFAKQYLTHA, from the coding sequence GTGCCGCTCCACCACCACCTGTTCCTGTTCACCGTCGCCGTCTTCGCCGGAGCGCTGAACACCGTAGCGGGCGGCGGCAGCTTTCTCACCTTTCCCGCGCTCATGTTCGTCGGCATCGCGCCCGTCGCTGCCAACGCGACCAACGCCCTCGCCATTTGGCCCGCGGGCGTCGCCGGCGCCTTCGCATACCGGCGCGAGCTCTCGCGCATGCGCACGTCGCTCGTCGCGCTCAGCGTCGCGAGCTTCCTCGGCGGGCTCGTGGGCGCCGTGCTCTTGCTGCTCACCACCGACGCCGCCTTCATGTACTTCGTCCCGTGGCTGCTCTTGGCCGCGACGGTGCTCTTCAGCCTCGGCGGCGTCCTCACGTCGCGCTTGCGCATGGATCCGGTCGATGAACAGCGCGAGCGCCGAGGTGTGAGCGCCACCGGCTTCGCGCTGCAGTTCGTGATCTCCCTTTACGGCGGCTACTTCGGCGGCGGCATGGGCATCATGATGCTCGCGGCCTTCACGGTGATGGGCATGTCGGATCTCATCGCCATGAACGCAGTCAAGACGGTGCTGACCACCGTCATCAACGGCATCGCCATCGTGGCGTTCATCGCGGCCGGCAAGGTGGCCTGGGCGCCTGCGCTGCTCATGGCCGTCGGCGCCACCTTGGGCGGCTACGGTGGCGCCATCGTGACCCGCAAGGTCTCGCCGAAGTGGATGCGCGCGTTCGTTCTCGTCGTGGCGTGGGCGATGACCGTTTATTTCTTCGCCAAGCAATACCTTACACACGCTTAA
- a CDS encoding acyl-CoA thioesterase, producing MQAEEPTVISSKPQSESITDMTEYVLPQHANALGGVFGGQIMAWIDLCAAICAQRHSGHMAVTAFVDDLKFEQPVKIGEVARLRARLLATFRTSMEIEVVVEGENLKTQRRWPCVRARLVFVAIDDDAKPTAVIPLALDSEETRISQAEGEARRRARLDRAETTRT from the coding sequence GTGCAGGCCGAGGAACCTACCGTGATCTCGTCCAAGCCGCAGAGCGAATCCATCACCGATATGACAGAATACGTTCTCCCCCAGCACGCCAACGCCCTGGGCGGCGTGTTCGGCGGACAAATCATGGCCTGGATCGACTTGTGCGCCGCCATCTGTGCGCAGCGCCACTCGGGTCATATGGCGGTCACGGCCTTCGTGGACGATTTGAAGTTCGAGCAGCCTGTCAAGATCGGAGAGGTGGCGCGGCTGCGGGCTCGGTTGCTGGCCACTTTTCGCACGTCGATGGAAATCGAGGTGGTGGTCGAGGGGGAAAACCTGAAAACCCAGCGCCGCTGGCCGTGCGTCCGCGCCCGGCTGGTCTTCGTGGCCATCGACGACGACGCGAAGCCCACGGCGGTGATACCGCTGGCGCTCGACTCGGAAGAAACGCGAATTTCCCAGGCCGAAGGGGAAGCGCGGCGCCGCGCGCGCTTGGACCGGGCAGAAACGACGCGGACGTGA